One part of the Chryseobacterium mulctrae genome encodes these proteins:
- a CDS encoding T9SS type A sorting domain-containing protein — MKSKIYSLFFLTSFSLVLSQNINFADVNFKNALLPFQDVNGDGQISLSEAQNATYISIDTNNNITNLGGIEHYPNLTILMIKNNPITAPLDLSQNTQLQNIRLGFGTSVTSVDLTGLTQLKYLNIGVAPNTPINVLNKPLLEEIMIEGTLSGGLSSIDVSQNPLLKKLWINDNNLTSINVTQNPVLEELVLQKATTIPTSISTLNVTQNPLLTTIAVSGHSLLPSIDVSINLALERLFTGGTAITSLNLTNNSLLKFLDITNNNFAGGINLSHQPLLEEFQASAAQLSALDLSNNLNLKELGITNNYIPTINVSHLSHLRMFHAGNNLFTSLDLSNNPSLKYVSFTSNQLIKYINIKNGYNQNITWLHPSDYQFMPQLTGICVDDPNSSYGSKVKQAVGNNVLVIANCSLLSTQEDPTKNVSLKVFPNPTDDILYVETQEKLIDYSIFSMSGQKISADIFRNDEKNVNVKNLLHGNYIIQIKTNRQTYTNKIVKK; from the coding sequence ATGAAATCAAAAATCTATTCTCTTTTCTTTTTGACAAGTTTCAGCCTTGTTTTATCACAAAATATCAATTTCGCAGATGTTAATTTTAAAAATGCCTTACTTCCTTTTCAAGATGTAAATGGTGATGGACAGATCTCTTTGAGTGAAGCTCAAAACGCTACTTATATTAGTATTGATACCAATAACAATATTACTAATCTGGGTGGAATTGAGCATTATCCTAATCTAACCATTCTTATGATCAAGAACAATCCCATTACTGCTCCTCTTGATCTCAGCCAAAATACTCAGCTTCAAAACATTAGATTAGGATTTGGTACATCAGTGACATCAGTTGATTTGACCGGATTAACACAACTTAAATATCTGAATATCGGTGTGGCACCAAATACACCTATTAATGTTTTAAATAAACCACTCTTAGAAGAAATTATGATTGAAGGCACCCTTTCAGGAGGTCTTTCATCCATCGATGTATCACAGAATCCTCTATTAAAAAAACTATGGATTAACGATAATAATTTGACGAGTATAAATGTTACACAAAATCCTGTTTTAGAAGAATTGGTTTTACAAAAAGCGACAACCATTCCGACAAGTATTTCGACTTTGAATGTTACACAGAACCCTTTACTTACAACGATAGCCGTTTCAGGACATTCTTTACTTCCTTCTATTGATGTAAGTATAAATTTGGCTTTAGAGAGATTGTTTACTGGGGGTACCGCCATCACATCATTAAACCTTACTAATAATTCTTTACTGAAGTTTTTAGATATCACAAACAACAATTTTGCAGGAGGCATCAACTTGTCACATCAGCCACTTTTAGAAGAATTTCAAGCAAGCGCCGCACAGTTATCAGCTCTTGATCTTTCTAACAATTTAAATTTAAAAGAATTAGGTATAACTAATAATTACATTCCTACTATTAATGTGAGCCATTTATCACATTTACGTATGTTTCATGCAGGAAATAATTTGTTTACCAGCCTAGACCTTAGCAATAATCCAAGTTTAAAGTATGTAAGTTTCACTTCTAATCAATTGATTAAATACATCAATATTAAAAATGGGTACAATCAAAATATTACTTGGTTGCATCCTTCTGATTATCAATTTATGCCACAATTAACCGGAATTTGTGTAGATGATCCGAATTCATCTTACGGTAGCAAAGTAAAACAAGCAGTTGGTAATAATGTATTGGTGATAGCAAACTGTTCTTTGCTTTCAACTCAGGAAGACCCAACGAAAAATGTATCATTAAAAGTTTTTCCCAATCCTACCGATGATATATTGTACGTAGAAACTCAGGAAAAGTTAATTGATTATTCTATTTTCTCAATGTCCGGACAAAAAATTTCTGCTGATATTTTTAGAAATGATGAAAAAAATGTAAACGTAAAAAATCTTTTGCACGGAAACTATATTATTCAGATTAAAACGAATCGCCAAACCTACACCAACAAAATCGTAAAAAAATAG
- a CDS encoding RNA polymerase sigma factor, which produces MPQKEKENIISQTVSSYGGKLMSFIRPKVKNTEDAEDILQEVWYQFSSLTNLSEIVNVGGWLYRVTANKITDKYRKKKTENLEDFVYEDEDGTFSIKDILLLDDSAGPEVKMFQDEIWKKLFAALEELPEKQKLVYMENELNDKTLQQIADEQGENIKTIISRKNYAIKHLRNRLKQLYEDLNN; this is translated from the coding sequence ATGCCACAGAAGGAAAAGGAAAACATTATTTCTCAAACCGTATCGAGTTACGGCGGAAAACTGATGTCTTTCATTCGTCCGAAAGTGAAAAATACCGAAGATGCAGAAGATATTCTGCAGGAAGTTTGGTACCAGTTCAGCAGTTTGACCAATCTTTCTGAAATTGTAAATGTTGGCGGATGGTTGTACCGAGTAACGGCAAATAAGATCACCGATAAATACCGTAAAAAGAAAACTGAAAATCTCGAAGATTTTGTCTACGAAGATGAAGACGGAACGTTTTCTATAAAAGATATTCTGCTTTTGGATGACAGTGCAGGACCGGAAGTAAAAATGTTTCAGGACGAAATTTGGAAAAAACTGTTTGCAGCTTTGGAAGAACTTCCCGAAAAACAGAAGTTGGTCTACATGGAAAACGAACTCAACGATAAGACTTTACAGCAAATCGCCGATGAACAGGGTGAAAATATTAAAACCATCATCAGTAGAAAAAATTATGCGATAAAGCATTTGAGAAACAGATTGAAACAATTGTATGAAGATTTAAATAATTAG
- a CDS encoding DnaJ domain-containing protein yields the protein MKDYYYFLGIPHDASDEDIKKSYRKLSLKYHPDKNQDDDFFADRFKEIQEAYETLSDKGRRITYDQNLESQQKSFRYTVPPSIKTFTANKIHAKKGEEIIITWQTQNADVVKVLPFGLEKAYGERIFKITEFKNGKFQLLLHATNSLLHKTVVQGITIIEVFESDGEKFRDRAEELFKSQPRTAMNPKGQPKIFRLIFGLLILALAIYFLISSLTN from the coding sequence ATGAAAGACTACTATTATTTTCTTGGGATTCCTCACGATGCTTCAGATGAAGACATCAAAAAATCCTACAGAAAACTTTCATTAAAATACCATCCCGACAAAAATCAAGACGATGATTTCTTTGCAGATCGTTTCAAAGAAATTCAGGAGGCGTATGAAACTTTGAGCGATAAAGGAAGAAGAATTACGTATGATCAGAATTTAGAAAGTCAGCAGAAAAGCTTCAGATATACTGTTCCGCCTTCTATTAAAACTTTTACAGCGAATAAAATTCATGCAAAAAAAGGGGAGGAGATTATCATCACCTGGCAAACTCAAAATGCTGATGTGGTAAAAGTTTTACCCTTTGGATTGGAGAAAGCTTATGGAGAAAGAATTTTTAAAATTACAGAATTTAAAAACGGAAAATTTCAGTTGCTGCTGCATGCAACCAATTCGCTTTTGCATAAAACCGTTGTTCAGGGAATCACTATAATCGAAGTTTTTGAATCTGATGGTGAGAAATTCAGAGACAGGGCAGAAGAGCTTTTCAAATCGCAGCCAAGAACAGCCATGAATCCTAAAGGACAGCCAAAAATTTTCAGATTAATCTTTGGGTTGTTGATTTTAGCTTTAGCAATTTACTTTTTAATTAGTAGTCTAACTAACTAA
- a CDS encoding carboxylesterase family protein, protein MNLKLKYLPLLLLPFSLSLHAQEIKAELNKEVKRVEKISYILDYPQKAKGNVPLIVFLHGSGERGNNLELVKAHSPFTYKNLIKEPVAILAPQCPENAWWDTVSVYNLIKEIQSKYKIDASRIYLTGLSMGGWGTLKLAMEHPEMFASVVSVCAPTDRVMYANIHQYKNLNLKIFHGGMDDVVLPENAFNFYQALHPVNPSAELTIFPNDNHNSWDSTYSNPALYEWMLSKKKEK, encoded by the coding sequence ATGAATTTAAAACTAAAATATTTACCCCTTTTGCTTTTGCCATTTTCTTTAAGCTTACATGCTCAGGAAATCAAAGCAGAACTGAATAAAGAAGTTAAAAGAGTAGAAAAAATCTCATATATTTTAGATTATCCTCAAAAAGCAAAAGGAAATGTTCCTTTGATTGTATTTCTTCATGGTTCAGGAGAAAGAGGTAATAATCTGGAATTGGTAAAAGCGCACAGTCCTTTTACCTACAAAAATCTGATTAAAGAACCTGTGGCAATTTTGGCTCCTCAATGTCCTGAAAATGCTTGGTGGGACACGGTAAGCGTTTATAATTTAATTAAAGAAATTCAGAGTAAATATAAAATTGATGCTTCCAGAATTTACCTTACAGGACTTTCTATGGGAGGTTGGGGAACACTGAAACTAGCAATGGAACATCCTGAAATGTTTGCTTCCGTAGTTTCTGTTTGTGCACCTACAGATCGTGTGATGTATGCGAATATTCATCAGTACAAAAATTTAAACTTGAAAATCTTTCATGGCGGAATGGATGATGTCGTGTTGCCGGAAAATGCATTTAATTTTTACCAAGCACTTCATCCGGTGAACCCATCTGCAGAATTGACAATTTTCCCGAATGATAATCACAATTCTTGGGATTCTACTTATTCAAATCCAGCGTTATACGAATGGATGTTGTCTAAGAAAAAAGAAAAATAA
- a CDS encoding glucoamylase family protein, translating into MKRIILSIAATSLLIVSCKNSQVSKQESTQKSVVKSNITDEQLMDKVQKDALKYFWDYAEPNSMLGRERYHEDNIYPDNDKHVITTGGSGFGLATILVGVERGFISRKDAVKRLITMMNFLAKADRHKGAWSHWINGETGKTVPFGKKDNGGDLVETAFLTTGIIQVREYFKNGNAEEKALAKKCDELWKGIQWNWYTKGGEKVLYWHWSPEYQWEMNFPLEGYNECLITYILAASSPTYSIDAETYYKGWTRNGTYLSDKEKYGLPMYVKHNGAEEYGGPLFWAQYSYIGLDPTNLSDKLIKNYFDLNKNQVLIDYKYCVENPKQWKGYGPNYWGLTAGYSRNKDGSVGYAAHFPQNDHGVITPTAALSSFPYSPKESMDFLRFIYTQKPEFIGSAGPYDATSINYDNWTTPRYLAIDQGTISPMIENYRTGFLWKLFMNAPEIQKGLKKLSFKSEKYNIK; encoded by the coding sequence ATGAAAAGGATAATACTCTCAATCGCAGCGACATCATTACTTATTGTCTCGTGCAAAAACTCTCAAGTTTCAAAACAAGAATCTACTCAAAAATCAGTTGTAAAATCTAATATTACAGATGAGCAATTGATGGATAAAGTTCAGAAAGATGCCTTGAAATATTTTTGGGATTATGCAGAACCCAATTCTATGTTGGGTAGAGAAAGATATCACGAAGACAATATTTATCCTGATAACGACAAACATGTAATTACGACAGGTGGATCAGGTTTCGGATTAGCAACTATTTTAGTGGGTGTAGAGAGAGGATTTATTTCAAGAAAAGATGCGGTGAAAAGATTGATTACAATGATGAATTTTCTTGCAAAAGCAGATCGTCATAAAGGAGCTTGGTCACACTGGATTAACGGAGAAACGGGGAAAACCGTGCCTTTCGGAAAAAAAGACAATGGTGGAGATTTAGTAGAAACTGCATTTCTTACCACAGGAATTATTCAGGTGAGAGAATATTTCAAAAACGGAAACGCCGAAGAAAAAGCTCTTGCCAAAAAATGTGATGAACTTTGGAAAGGTATTCAATGGAACTGGTACACCAAAGGTGGTGAAAAAGTGCTGTATTGGCATTGGTCACCAGAATATCAATGGGAAATGAATTTTCCTTTGGAAGGTTATAATGAATGTCTGATTACCTACATTTTGGCAGCTTCATCACCAACTTATTCCATCGACGCTGAAACCTATTACAAAGGCTGGACAAGAAACGGAACCTATCTTTCAGACAAAGAAAAATACGGACTTCCGATGTATGTAAAGCACAACGGAGCCGAAGAATATGGTGGGCCATTATTTTGGGCACAATATTCTTACATCGGTTTAGATCCTACCAATCTATCAGATAAATTAATTAAAAACTATTTCGATTTAAATAAAAATCAGGTACTTATTGATTACAAATACTGTGTCGAAAATCCAAAACAATGGAAAGGTTACGGACCCAATTATTGGGGATTAACGGCTGGTTATTCAAGAAACAAAGACGGAAGTGTTGGTTACGCTGCCCACTTCCCACAAAACGATCATGGAGTAATCACTCCAACAGCTGCTTTGAGCAGTTTCCCTTACTCACCGAAAGAATCTATGGACTTTTTGAGATTTATTTATACTCAAAAACCTGAATTCATCGGTTCTGCAGGGCCTTACGATGCAACGTCAATCAATTATGATAATTGGACGACACCACGATATTTAGCAATTGATCAGGGAACAATTTCTCCCATGATTGAAAATTACAGAACAGGATTTTTGTGGAAATTATTCATGAATGCTCCTGAAATTCAGAAAGGATTAAAAAAATTAAGCTTTAAATCAGAAAAATACAATATTAAATAG
- the bglX gene encoding beta-glucosidase BglX — MSKKLIVIATLALAPVFSAQEMVTKPVQSYQTVQYQSKKKAFVDALLAKMTLDEKIGQLNLPTSGDFTTGQAQSSDIGKKVEQGLVGGLFNIKGAEKIKAVQKVAVEKSRLKIPMIFGMDVIHGYETTFPIPLGLAASWDMNLVQQSARVAAKEAASDGINWTFSPMVDISREPRWGRVSEGSGEDPYLGSEIAKNMVYGYQGKDLANGTNILACVKHFALYGAGEAGRDYNTVDMSHVRMFNEYFPPYKAAVDAGVASVMASFNEVDGVPATGSRWLQTEVLRNQWKFKGFVVTDYTGINEMVEHGMGDLQQVSALALKAGVDMDMVGEGFLTTLKKSLAEGKVTQAEIDMAARRILEAKYDLGLFDNPYKHGDAKLAAKEVYNLENRNIARSAAAQSMVLMKNENQVLPLKKSGTVAVIGPLVNNSLNMAGTWSVATKHAVSVNLMQGLQANYGKDVKFLSAKGANIDYDAKLEDIYAAHGKKTDRDNRSKEALLKEAVDIANKADVIVLAIGESAEMSGESSSRTEITIPQSQVDLLNELKKTGKPIAMVLFTGRPLALTNVKDAPDAILNAWFAGSEAGNAIADVLFGKVNPSGKLPMTFPRSLGQVPIYYNAKNTGRPLAQDKVDKCVYERFRSNYMDECNTPLYPFGYGLSYSKFNYSDVTVSNANPKGNQTIQASVTVTNSGNYDGAEVVQLYIRDIVGTITRPVKELKGFQKVMLKKGESKKITFDITPESLKFYNGDLKYDWEAGEFDIMIGTNSEEVKHSKINWTK, encoded by the coding sequence ATGAGTAAAAAGTTAATTGTAATTGCAACTTTAGCATTAGCTCCTGTGTTTTCGGCGCAGGAAATGGTTACAAAGCCGGTTCAGTCTTATCAGACCGTACAATATCAATCAAAGAAAAAGGCTTTTGTTGATGCTCTTTTAGCTAAAATGACCTTAGATGAAAAAATCGGACAGCTTAATTTACCGACTTCTGGAGATTTTACAACAGGTCAGGCTCAAAGTTCAGACATCGGAAAGAAAGTTGAACAAGGATTAGTCGGTGGATTATTCAACATCAAAGGTGCTGAAAAAATTAAAGCGGTACAAAAAGTTGCTGTTGAAAAAAGCCGCCTTAAAATCCCAATGATTTTTGGGATGGATGTCATTCACGGATACGAAACTACTTTCCCTATTCCATTAGGTTTAGCAGCTTCTTGGGATATGAATTTGGTACAGCAGTCAGCAAGGGTTGCAGCAAAAGAAGCAGCTTCTGATGGGATCAACTGGACGTTCTCGCCAATGGTAGATATTTCTCGTGAACCAAGATGGGGAAGAGTTTCTGAAGGTTCTGGTGAAGATCCGTATTTAGGAAGCGAAATTGCTAAAAATATGGTCTACGGTTATCAAGGAAAAGACTTGGCAAACGGAACTAATATTTTGGCTTGTGTAAAACATTTTGCGTTGTATGGAGCAGGTGAAGCGGGTAGAGATTACAATACAGTTGACATGAGTCACGTGAGAATGTTCAACGAATATTTTCCACCTTATAAAGCAGCAGTTGATGCGGGAGTAGCTTCTGTGATGGCTTCTTTTAATGAAGTAGACGGAGTTCCGGCAACGGGAAGCAGATGGCTTCAGACGGAGGTTTTGAGAAATCAATGGAAATTTAAAGGTTTTGTGGTGACCGATTATACCGGGATCAACGAAATGGTAGAACACGGAATGGGAGATCTTCAGCAGGTTTCTGCTTTAGCTTTAAAAGCCGGTGTTGATATGGATATGGTTGGTGAAGGTTTTTTAACTACTTTAAAAAAATCTTTAGCTGAAGGAAAAGTAACGCAGGCTGAAATCGATATGGCAGCAAGAAGAATTCTTGAGGCTAAATATGATTTAGGTTTATTCGATAATCCTTACAAACATGGTGATGCAAAACTAGCTGCAAAAGAAGTTTATAATTTAGAAAACCGTAATATCGCAAGAAGTGCAGCAGCGCAGTCGATGGTTTTGATGAAAAATGAAAACCAGGTTTTACCTTTGAAAAAATCAGGAACTGTTGCAGTAATCGGTCCATTGGTAAACAACTCTCTTAATATGGCGGGAACTTGGAGTGTGGCTACAAAACATGCTGTTTCTGTTAATTTAATGCAAGGTCTTCAGGCTAATTACGGAAAAGACGTTAAATTTCTTTCTGCAAAAGGAGCCAACATTGATTACGATGCCAAATTAGAAGATATTTATGCAGCTCACGGTAAGAAAACCGATAGAGATAATCGTTCAAAAGAAGCGTTATTAAAAGAAGCAGTTGATATTGCGAATAAAGCTGACGTTATTGTTTTGGCAATAGGAGAGTCTGCAGAAATGAGTGGTGAATCTTCTTCAAGAACTGAAATTACAATTCCTCAATCTCAGGTTGATTTGTTGAATGAATTGAAAAAAACAGGAAAACCAATCGCAATGGTGCTTTTCACGGGTCGTCCCTTGGCATTAACCAATGTAAAAGATGCTCCTGATGCTATTTTGAATGCTTGGTTTGCTGGTTCTGAAGCGGGTAATGCAATTGCTGATGTACTTTTCGGTAAGGTAAATCCTTCAGGAAAACTACCGATGACGTTCCCAAGAAGCTTAGGACAGGTTCCGATTTATTATAATGCTAAAAATACAGGCCGTCCTTTAGCTCAGGATAAAGTAGATAAATGTGTATACGAAAGATTCCGTTCAAATTATATGGATGAGTGTAATACACCTCTGTATCCGTTTGGTTATGGATTGAGTTATTCTAAATTCAATTATTCTGATGTAACGGTTTCTAATGCTAATCCAAAAGGAAATCAAACCATTCAGGCTTCGGTTACTGTAACGAATTCAGGAAACTATGATGGAGCAGAAGTGGTGCAGTTATACATCAGAGATATTGTGGGAACGATCACAAGACCGGTAAAAGAATTAAAAGGATTCCAAAAAGTAATGTTGAAAAAAGGAGAATCTAAAAAGATAACTTTCGACATCACTCCAGAAAGCTTGAAATTCTACAACGGAGATTTGAAATATGATTGGGAAGCTGGAGAATTTGATATCATGATCGGTACAAACTCTGAAGAGGTGAAACATTCAAAAATCAACTGGACGAAATAA
- a CDS encoding S9 family peptidase, whose translation MNLNSKILGITQVVITSLMINAQTTENKLPGDPTLVSSKATIEKLISYDKGNFKYKVEDYFARPKASQFKISPDGLYLSYKEKDKDSKNHVYVKDLKSGKITKALVEKDDLIRSYGWLNKKRLFYTQDKGGNENIHLYAADIDGKNLKDLTPFEGITLNSVRLIKDTEFVIVSMNKNNKQIFEPYKINFNTGEITQLYENKDVKSPIDDYLFDRQGNLRGYTILENGLTTKLFYKDLQTGKFNLVKATDWKDTFSVISFNDNSKNKDEVYLVTNLGSDKSRIVLYDLKKNAIIKEVYSNPTFDVSSIAQAGKSRNYELDYISYNGIKNETIPVSKFYKEIHDKLTSEFGDKQFGIASSDDKNEKLLVVVDSDKLYGKYYEYDTKNKTTKLLFDLMPQLKEEDMAEMRPIQFKSRDGLTIHGYITLPKAALNGEKVPLIVNPHGGPQGIRDDWGFNPETQLFASRGYATLQVNFRISGGYGKEFQTSGYKQIGRKAMDDVEDGVKYAIEQGWIDKSKVAIYGGSHGGYATLMGLIKTPDLYSCGVDYVGVSNIFTFFDSFPEYWKPYKEMVKQIWYDLDNPEEAKIAKEVSPVFQIDKIKKPLFVVQGANDPRVNINESDQIVKALRSKGFEVPYMVKYDEGHGFGKEPNRIVFYKSMLGFFAENFNK comes from the coding sequence ATGAATTTAAATTCCAAAATTTTAGGTATTACACAAGTGGTAATAACAAGTCTCATGATAAATGCACAAACTACTGAAAATAAATTGCCGGGCGACCCGACATTGGTTTCATCAAAAGCTACAATAGAAAAGCTTATTTCCTATGACAAAGGAAACTTTAAATACAAAGTGGAAGATTATTTTGCAAGACCGAAAGCTTCACAATTTAAAATTTCTCCAGACGGACTTTATTTATCTTACAAAGAAAAAGATAAGGACAGCAAAAATCATGTCTATGTAAAAGATTTAAAATCTGGAAAAATTACAAAGGCGTTGGTAGAAAAAGATGATTTGATAAGAAGCTACGGCTGGCTCAATAAAAAGCGATTGTTTTACACACAAGATAAAGGAGGAAACGAAAATATCCATTTGTACGCTGCCGATATTGACGGCAAAAACTTAAAAGATCTTACACCTTTTGAAGGAATTACGTTAAATTCTGTAAGATTGATTAAAGATACCGAGTTTGTTATTGTGAGCATGAACAAGAACAATAAACAGATCTTTGAACCTTATAAAATCAATTTTAATACCGGTGAAATTACGCAGTTGTATGAAAATAAAGATGTAAAAAGTCCGATTGATGATTATCTTTTCGACAGACAAGGGAATCTGAGAGGTTACACCATTCTTGAAAACGGTTTGACTACAAAATTGTTTTATAAAGATTTGCAAACAGGTAAGTTTAATCTCGTTAAAGCGACCGATTGGAAAGATACTTTTAGCGTAATCAGCTTTAATGATAATTCTAAAAACAAAGATGAGGTTTATCTGGTAACCAATCTTGGGAGTGATAAATCTAGAATTGTATTGTATGATTTGAAGAAAAACGCAATCATTAAGGAAGTCTATTCTAATCCGACATTTGATGTTTCTTCAATAGCGCAGGCTGGGAAAAGCAGAAATTATGAACTAGATTACATCAGCTATAACGGAATTAAAAATGAAACGATTCCTGTAAGTAAATTTTACAAAGAAATTCATGATAAACTGACTTCTGAATTTGGCGATAAACAGTTTGGAATTGCTTCTTCAGACGATAAAAACGAAAAATTATTGGTCGTTGTTGACAGTGATAAACTGTATGGAAAGTATTATGAATATGATACAAAAAACAAAACAACCAAACTTCTTTTTGATTTGATGCCTCAGTTGAAGGAAGAAGATATGGCAGAAATGCGCCCAATTCAGTTTAAAAGCAGAGACGGACTTACCATTCATGGATATATTACATTACCAAAAGCGGCTTTGAACGGTGAAAAAGTTCCATTGATTGTCAATCCTCATGGCGGACCGCAAGGAATAAGAGATGATTGGGGTTTCAATCCTGAAACACAATTGTTTGCAAGCAGAGGATACGCTACTTTGCAGGTTAATTTCAGAATTTCAGGAGGGTATGGAAAGGAATTTCAAACATCCGGATACAAACAAATTGGCCGTAAAGCGATGGATGATGTAGAGGATGGTGTAAAATATGCGATTGAACAAGGCTGGATTGATAAAAGCAAAGTGGCGATTTACGGTGGAAGTCACGGTGGTTACGCTACATTGATGGGATTGATCAAAACTCCTGATTTGTACTCTTGTGGAGTTGATTATGTAGGAGTTTCCAATATTTTTACGTTCTTTGATTCTTTCCCGGAATACTGGAAGCCGTATAAAGAAATGGTAAAACAGATCTGGTATGATTTAGACAATCCTGAAGAAGCAAAAATAGCAAAAGAAGTTTCGCCGGTTTTCCAGATCGATAAGATTAAAAAGCCATTATTTGTGGTTCAGGGAGCGAATGACCCGAGAGTAAATATCAATGAATCTGACCAAATCGTTAAAGCTCTACGAAGCAAAGGATTTGAAGTTCCTTACATGGTAAAATATGACGAAGGACACGGTTTTGGAAAAGAGCCGAACAGAATTGTGTTTTATAAATCGATGTTAGGTTTCTTTGCTGAGAATTTCAACAAATAA